One Syngnathoides biaculeatus isolate LvHL_M chromosome 4, ASM1980259v1, whole genome shotgun sequence DNA window includes the following coding sequences:
- the mblac2 gene encoding metallo-beta-lactamase domain-containing protein 2 gives MSAADWYAHKSLGDGLYWIQERFYQSQNRANIWLLRGSHQDVVIDTGLGLRSLPDYIDAMGLLGKDPQRKNPLLAIATHAHFDHSGGLHQFQQVGVHSAEVEALANGDNYETVTWLSDREIAEAPSPGWRARHYKVKAVQPTHILQEGDVINLGDRQLTVLHMPGHSRGSICLHDGENKLLFSGDVVYDGAMIDWLPYSHVSDYIGSCERLVGLVDSEQVDQVLPGHYNTFGAKRLHRIASSYISRAGTCPAKFSTWAWSTVAGVALRASHPRGVC, from the exons ATGTCCGCGGCCGACTGGTACGCTCACAAGTCGCTCGGAGACGGACTCTACTGGATCCAGGAACGGTTCTACCAGTCGCAGAACCGGGCTAACATATGGCTGCTGCGCGGCTCCCACCAGGACGTGGTGATCGACACGGGACTCGGCTTGAGGAGCCTGCCGGACTACATCGACGCCATGGGGCTGCTGGGCAAGGACCCTCAGCGGAAGAACCCGCTGCTGGCCATCGCCACCCACGCCCACTTCGACCACTCGGGCGGCCTCCACCAGTTCCAACAGGTGGGCGTCCACAGCGCCGAGGTGGAGGCTCTGGCCAACGGGGACAACTACGAGACGGTCACCTGGCTCAGTGATCGGGAGATAGCCGAGGCCCCCAGTCCCGGGTGGAGGGCCAGGCACTATAAAGTCAAGGCCGTGCAGCCCACGCACATCCTTCAGGAAG GTGATGTCATTAACCTGGGCGACAGGCAGCTGACGGTGCTTCACATGCCCGGGCACTCGCGGGGCAGCATCTGCCTCCACGACGGCGAGAACAAGCTGCTGTTCAGCGGCGACGTGGTGTACGACGGCGCCATGATCGACTGGCTGCCGTACAGCCACGTCAGCGACTACATCGGCAGCTGCGAGCGCCTGGTGGGCCTGGTGGACAGTGAACAG GTGGACCAAGTCCTGCCAGGACACTACAACACCTTTGGCGCCAAACGCCTCCACCGCATCGCCAGCTCGTACATCAGCAGAGCAGGAACGTGCCCGGCCAAATTCTCCACGTGGGCGTGGAGCACCGTGGCCGGCGTGGCGCTCAGGGCGTCCCACCCGCGGGGCGTCTGCTGA